A stretch of Actinomycetes bacterium DNA encodes these proteins:
- a CDS encoding BMP family ABC transporter substrate-binding protein — protein MSRRLIRGAAALFALALVAGACSSDDGDDEEGSGGDGSGSGITACQVTDTGGVDDRSFNQTANDGLKKAEDELGVEGKVLESQSEADFEPNLKAFVDQGCDLIIPVGFLLDGAAQASAQENPDQKYSIVDVDFFDPDAGEDISYDNVEELTFATDEAAFLAGYLAAGTSESGKVGTFGGINIPTVTIFMDGFLAGVQQYNADNETEVEVLGWDGSDGQFTGDFEDQDKGKQLTKSLIDEGADIVMPVAGPVGLGSVAAAKEADGVKIIWVDTDGCISVADDCDIFLTSVQKKMDVAVFDSIKSVVDDNFEAGVYKGTLENEGVGIPELGSDVPSELADKIEEYRKAIIDGSQSVSPS, from the coding sequence GTGAGTCGACGATTGATTCGCGGTGCAGCGGCACTGTTCGCACTGGCACTTGTGGCGGGGGCCTGCTCCTCCGACGACGGTGACGATGAAGAGGGCAGTGGCGGCGACGGCAGCGGGAGCGGCATCACGGCATGCCAGGTGACCGACACCGGCGGCGTCGACGACCGCTCGTTCAACCAGACCGCGAATGACGGCCTCAAGAAGGCCGAGGACGAACTCGGCGTCGAGGGCAAGGTGCTCGAGTCCCAGAGCGAGGCCGACTTCGAGCCCAACCTGAAGGCCTTCGTGGACCAGGGCTGTGACCTGATCATCCCGGTGGGCTTCCTGCTCGACGGCGCAGCGCAGGCTTCTGCGCAGGAAAACCCCGACCAGAAGTACTCCATCGTCGACGTCGACTTCTTCGACCCCGACGCCGGTGAGGACATCTCCTACGACAACGTCGAGGAGCTCACCTTCGCCACCGACGAGGCGGCCTTCCTGGCCGGCTACCTGGCGGCGGGCACCTCGGAGTCCGGCAAGGTCGGCACCTTCGGCGGCATCAACATTCCGACTGTGACCATCTTCATGGACGGCTTCCTCGCCGGCGTCCAGCAGTACAACGCCGACAACGAAACCGAGGTCGAGGTGCTCGGCTGGGATGGCTCCGACGGCCAGTTCACAGGCGACTTCGAGGACCAGGACAAGGGCAAGCAGCTCACCAAGTCGCTCATCGACGAAGGCGCCGACATCGTGATGCCGGTCGCCGGTCCGGTGGGGCTGGGCTCTGTAGCTGCCGCCAAGGAAGCCGACGGCGTCAAGATAATCTGGGTCGACACCGACGGCTGCATCTCGGTCGCGGACGACTGCGACATCTTCCTCACCTCTGTGCAGAAGAAGATGGACGTGGCAGTGTTCGACTCGATCAAGTCCGTGGTCGACGACAACTTCGAGGCGGGCGTCTACAAGGGCACCCTCGAGAACGAGGGTGTCGGCATCCCCGAGCTCGGCAGCGACGTGCCGTCAGAACTTGCGGACAAGATCGAGGAGTACCGCAAGGCGATCATCGACGGTTCCCAGTCTGTCTCTCCGAGCTGA
- the upp gene encoding uracil phosphoribosyltransferase, translated as MARTHVVDHPLVQHKLSILRDVETPHGEFRRLAREITLLAAYEATADLPTEPIDVHTPLAVTEAQRLRPPQPAVVGILRAGLIMVDAVLELIPHAAVGHLGMYRDPGTHEPVDYYNKLPDRIDERPVLVVDPMLATGGSAAHALDQLREAGATDIRLLCIVGCPEGVAAVREAHPDVPLFLAALDDRLDDHKYIVPGLGDAGDRIFGTL; from the coding sequence ATGGCCCGGACCCACGTAGTCGACCATCCGCTCGTCCAGCACAAGCTCTCGATCCTTCGCGACGTCGAGACGCCCCACGGCGAGTTTCGCCGCCTCGCGCGCGAGATCACCTTGCTGGCCGCCTACGAGGCCACAGCGGACCTGCCCACCGAGCCGATCGACGTGCACACGCCCCTTGCGGTCACGGAGGCCCAGAGGCTCCGGCCGCCACAGCCCGCCGTCGTCGGAATCCTGCGTGCCGGGCTGATCATGGTGGACGCCGTGCTCGAGCTGATCCCCCATGCGGCAGTCGGGCACCTCGGTATGTACCGGGACCCAGGAACCCACGAGCCGGTCGACTACTACAACAAGCTGCCGGACCGCATCGACGAGCGACCGGTGCTGGTGGTCGATCCGATGCTCGCCACAGGTGGCTCCGCGGCGCACGCGCTCGACCAGCTGCGCGAGGCGGGAGCGACGGACATCCGCCTGCTCTGCATCGTGGGGTGCCCCGAAGGGGTTGCAGCGGTGCGCGAGGCACATCCCGACGTTCCGCTGTTCCTGGCAGCGCTCGACGACCGCCTGGATGACCACAAGTACATCGTCCCCGGGCTGGGTGACGCAGGCGACAGGATCTTCGGGACGCTCTAG
- a CDS encoding acyltransferase, which produces MYLDALRAFALARVVLYHSTNLWTVTAFTAMPLMFFIAGSLYAGSVDRRPTRQVVVDRFRRILFPYWIYILAMVALWGYLGVLGEVNPLSWVSFVMPLLSFGGPIGPGDANSDIVFTWIALWYLQMHLLLSLVGGWMRRMQLTHSRRYWTVLVALTIVLMPIGLGGTPFWAVCWSLGYLHHDGVLERWLKKLAALPGDRTISRWALIAAATGPVGALLFFAFHETGSLESLAGLGSFLLGAFWLVSAVGLRERIEPRLEVPAVRATVTFISARALTIYLWHMVAVWAVMTYAFPGNLAAPARFAWTVLLLVPACVLFGWAEDLAARRRPTLWPRAAVRLPRTTPVDVRNPEPRAHRLGSSDVHRAG; this is translated from the coding sequence TCGCCGGATCGCTGTACGCCGGATCGGTCGACCGCCGGCCAACCAGACAGGTGGTGGTCGACCGGTTCCGCAGGATCCTGTTCCCGTACTGGATCTACATCCTGGCCATGGTGGCGCTGTGGGGCTACCTGGGCGTGCTGGGAGAGGTGAACCCGCTGTCCTGGGTCTCCTTCGTCATGCCGCTTCTCTCCTTCGGTGGCCCGATCGGCCCGGGCGACGCCAACTCCGACATCGTGTTCACCTGGATCGCCCTGTGGTACCTGCAGATGCACCTGCTGTTGTCGCTGGTCGGCGGGTGGATGCGCCGCATGCAACTGACCCATTCCAGGCGCTACTGGACGGTCCTCGTTGCACTGACCATCGTGCTGATGCCGATCGGCTTGGGTGGCACTCCCTTCTGGGCCGTCTGCTGGTCACTGGGATACCTGCACCATGACGGAGTCCTCGAACGCTGGCTGAAGAAGCTCGCTGCGTTGCCCGGCGACCGGACCATCTCGCGCTGGGCGCTCATCGCAGCGGCGACCGGACCCGTCGGCGCCTTGCTGTTCTTCGCCTTCCACGAGACCGGAAGCCTCGAGTCACTGGCCGGGCTGGGCAGCTTCCTGCTGGGGGCGTTCTGGCTCGTGTCGGCCGTCGGGCTACGCGAGCGGATCGAGCCACGCCTTGAGGTTCCCGCTGTCCGCGCAACCGTGACGTTCATCTCAGCGCGGGCACTCACCATCTACCTGTGGCACATGGTGGCGGTCTGGGCCGTGATGACATACGCCTTCCCCGGCAACCTGGCAGCACCCGCGCGTTTTGCCTGGACGGTGCTCCTGCTGGTTCCGGCATGCGTGCTGTTCGGCTGGGCCGAAGACCTTGCGGCACGGCGCCGGCCGACCCTGTGGCCCCGCGCCGCTGTGAGACTGCCGAGGACGACCCCCGTCGATGTGAGGAATCCCGAGCCTCGCGCCCACCGGCTCGGCAGCTCCGACGTTCATCGCGCAGGCTAG
- a CDS encoding adenosine kinase: protein MDPAAAEVDVVGIGNALVDVLSHEDDDLIDRLDIPKGAMTLIDGERAEELYSLMGPAVEISGGSAANTIVGVAALGGRAEYLGKVRNDQLGNVFAHDIRATGVTYEIALALAGPSTGCCLILVTPDAQRTMNTYLGASVHLGPADVDPERIARASVLYLEGYLYDPPEAQEAFRVAAGYAHEAGRTVSATLSDSFCVERHHRAFLDLVEHHVDLLFANEAEILALYGTDDFYAAVSAVRDHVPYSALTRSEKGSVVVTPDEVIEIPVDPVESLVDTTGAGDLYASGFLHGFSIGAELEVCGRLGSLAAAEVISHLGARPEADLALLARPLLDS from the coding sequence GTGGACCCAGCAGCGGCCGAAGTCGATGTCGTAGGCATCGGCAACGCCCTCGTCGACGTTCTCAGCCATGAGGACGACGACCTGATCGACCGCCTGGACATCCCCAAGGGCGCCATGACGCTGATCGACGGGGAGCGGGCTGAGGAGTTGTACTCACTCATGGGCCCGGCTGTGGAGATCTCCGGCGGGTCGGCCGCCAACACGATCGTGGGCGTGGCGGCGCTCGGCGGCCGCGCCGAGTACCTCGGGAAGGTCCGCAACGACCAGCTCGGCAACGTGTTCGCGCACGACATCCGCGCCACCGGCGTCACCTACGAAATCGCGCTCGCCCTCGCAGGCCCCAGCACGGGCTGTTGCTTGATCCTGGTCACCCCCGACGCGCAGCGCACCATGAACACGTACCTCGGGGCATCGGTTCACCTGGGACCGGCAGACGTCGACCCCGAGCGGATAGCACGGGCCTCGGTGCTCTACCTCGAGGGCTACCTCTACGACCCGCCCGAGGCCCAGGAGGCGTTCCGGGTGGCTGCCGGCTACGCGCACGAAGCCGGCCGCACTGTGTCGGCGACGCTCTCTGACAGCTTCTGCGTCGAGCGCCACCACAGGGCATTCCTCGACCTGGTCGAGCACCACGTCGACCTGCTCTTCGCCAACGAGGCCGAGATCCTCGCCCTGTACGGCACAGATGACTTCTACGCAGCCGTGTCGGCGGTGCGGGACCACGTGCCCTACTCGGCCCTGACTCGCTCCGAGAAGGGTTCGGTCGTCGTCACCCCCGACGAGGTGATCGAGATCCCGGTGGACCCCGTGGAAAGCCTGGTCGACACCACCGGTGCCGGGGACCTGTACGCCTCGGGCTTCCTGCACGGTTTCAGCATCGGGGCCGAGCTCGAGGTGTGTGGCCGGCTCGGCTCGCTGGCCGCGGCCGAGGTCATCTCGCACCTGGGCGCGCGGCCCGAGGCCGATCTCGCGCTGCTCGCCCGCCCCCTGTTGGATTCGTGA